A genomic window from Salvelinus alpinus chromosome 10, SLU_Salpinus.1, whole genome shotgun sequence includes:
- the LOC139531949 gene encoding tripartite motif-containing protein 16-like, with amino-acid sequence MAQQGILLDQDQFCCSVCLDLLKEPVTIPCGHSYCRSCIEGCWDQDDLKGIYSCPQCRQTFTPRPALRKNNMLAEVVEKLKKTGLQADPPDLCYAGPGDVACDFCTGTRKQKALMSCLVCLVSSCKTHLQPHYSVPALKKHKLVKASTQLQENICSRHDELLKIYCRTDQNCICYLCMVDDHKGHDTVSAAAERTEKQSQLGMSQQNLQQRIQEREKELKELQQAVESLKHSAQAAVEDSDRIFTELIHSIERRCSEVKELIRAQEKAQVSQADGLLEQLEQEIAELRRRNAELEQLSHTEDHIHFLQSYQSLSSPSVSSDLPSVVIHPQYFGDVKKAVSDVRQKLEDFLKGEWTKISTTVNSVDILLPPEPKIREHFLQYSCQLTLDPNTAQKSLSLSEGNRKVTVVKAVNDPNPDHPDRFTVWWQVLCREGLSGRCYWEVEFHSGTVFIAVSYKDISRIGKVNGSRFGYNDKSWGLECSSNGYSFRHNNVETKVSGPQSSRVGVYLDHKAGILSFYSVSDTMTLLHTVESTFTKSLYPGIWNRYVNNSAELCKL; translated from the exons ATGGCTCAGCAAGGAATTCTGCTGGACCAGGACCAgttctgttgttctgtctgtctggatctaCTGAAGGAGCCAGTCACTATTCCCTGTGGACACAGTTACTGTAGGAGCTGTATTGAGGGCTGCTGGGATCAGGATGATCTGAAGGGGATCTACAGCTGTCCTCAGTGCAGACAGACCTTCACTCCAAGGCCTGCTCTGAGAAAAAATAACATGTTGGCTGAGGTGGTGGAGAAACTGAAGAAGACAGGACTTCAGGCTGATCCCCCTGATCTGTGCTATGCTGGACCTGGAGATGTGGCATGTGATTTCTGCACTGGGACCAGAAAGCAGAAAGCCCTCATGTCCTGTCTGGTGTGTCTGGTGTCTTCCTGCAAGACTCACCTCCAGCCTCACTATAGTGTCCCTGCACTAAAGAAGCACAAGCTGGTCAAAGCCTCCACACAGCTACAGGAGAACATCTGCTCCCGTCATGACGAACTGCTGAAGATTTACTGTCGTACCGATCAGAATTGTATCTGTTATCTGTGTATGGTGGATGATCATAAAGGCCATGATACAGTGTCAGCTGCAGCGGAGAGGACCGAGAAACAG AGTCAGCTGGGGATGAGTCAGCAGAATCTCCAGCAGAGaatccaggagagagagaaggagctgaaGGAGCTCCAACAGGCTGTGGAGTCTCTCAAG CACTCTGCACAGGCAGCAGTGGAGGACAGTGATAGGATCTTTACTGAGCTGATCCACTCCATTGAGAGAAGGTGCTCTGAGGTGAAGGAGCTGATCAGAGCCCAGGAGAAGGCTCAAGTGAGTCAAGCTGATGGACTCCTGGAGCAACTGGAGCAGGAGATAGCTGAGCTGAGGAGGAGAAACGCTGAGCTGGAGcagctctctcacacagaggatcATATCCATTTTCTCCAG agttatcagtctctctccagtcccaGTGTCTCTTCAGACTTACCCAGCGTCGTTATCCATCCTCAGTACTTTGGAGATGTGAAAAAGGCTGTTTCTGATGTCAGACAGAAACTAGAAGACTTCCTTAAAGGAGAATGGACCAAGATCTCCACCACAG TAAATTCAGTGGATATTTTACTGCCTCCAGAGCCCAAGATTAGAGAACACTTCTTACAAT attcctgtcagctcacactggacccaaacacagcacagaaatccctctctctgtctgagggaAACAGGAAGGTGACAGTTGTTAAAGCTGTTAACGATCCAAATCCTGACCATCCCGACAGATTCACTGTTTGGTGGCAGGTCCTTtgtagagagggtctgtctggacgctgttactgggaggtggaGTTTCATAGTGGGACTGTTTTTATAGCAGTCTCGTATAAAGACATAAGTAGAATAGGGAAGGTTAATGGCTCTAGATTTGGATACAATGACAAGTCTTGGGGTTTAGAGTGCTCTAGTAATGGTTATAGTTTCAGACACAATAATGTTGAGACTAAAGTATCAGGCCCTCAGTCCTCCAGAGTAGGAGTTTACCTGGATCACAAGGCAGGTATTCTGTCCTTCTACAGCGTCTCTGACACAATGACCCTCCTCCACACTGTCGAAAGCACGTTCACTAAATCCCTCTATCCTGGGATATGGAATAGGTATGTAAACAATTCTGCTGAGCTGTGTAAACTGTAG
- the LOC139532920 gene encoding stonustoxin subunit beta-like, with protein MGASSDENLNNPGQILTQFTVQTPLIGLCAVPLPDSCQLTLDPNTAHKFLSLSEGNRKVTVENNVEDPNPDHPDRFTGWWQVLCREGLSGCCYWEVEFDRGTVFIAVSYKDISRIRMVNDSRFGYNDKSWGFECSSNGYSFRHNNVETKVSGPQSSRVGVYLDHKAGTLSFYSVSDTMSLLHTVESTFTKPLYPGIWVGYENDSAELCKL; from the exons atgggggcatctagtgacgaaaacctgaacaatcctggccaaatcctgacacaAT TTACTGTTCAAACTCCTCTCATTGGTCTCTGCGCTGTTCCTCTCCCAGATTCCTGTCagctcacactggacccaaacacagcacataaattcctctctctgtctgagggaAACAGAAAGGTGACCGTTGAAAATAATGTTGAAGATCCAAATCCTGACCATCCGGACAGATTCACTGGTTGGTGGCAGGTCCTTtgtagagagggtctgtctggatgctgttactgggaggtggaGTTTGATCGTGGGACTGTTTTTATAGCAGTCTCGTATAAAGACATAAGTAGAATACGGATGGTTAATGATTCCAGATTTGGATACAATGACAAGTCTTGGGGTTTCGAGTGCTCTAGTAATGGTTATAGTTTCAGACACAATAATGTTGAGACTAAAGTATCAGGCCCTCAGTCCTCCAGAGTAGGAGTGTACCTGGATCACAAGGCAGgtactctgtccttctacagCGTCTCTGACACAATGAGCCTCCTTCACACAGTCGAAAGCACGTTCACTAAACCCCTCTATCCTGGGATATGGGTTGGGTACGAAAACGATTCTGCTGAGCTGTGTAAACTGTAG